A portion of the Acidimicrobiales bacterium genome contains these proteins:
- the nudC gene encoding NAD(+) diphosphatase: MRTTDELFQLPFSGHTLDRAGERRKDEAFLATAAAAPQGRVLWLRDGATIPVDGDGALVWAPSAPALEAGHTLTFLGVNAAGGALFAASVTDAEEALTDDGPSYAAMREVGPSLAAADGEAAVEALALYTWHERHPFCPRCGGATHPTEGGHVRRCASCASDHFPRSDPAVIMLVSDGERCVLGRRIGAAEGRWSTLAGFVDAGESPEAAVAREVEEEVGLRVSAVRYRGSQPWPFPSSLMLAYEATAAYAPLVGNDEHHEVRWFTREEVASGMTGRTMTLPGPVSAGHALIRSWLG; encoded by the coding sequence GCCGTAAGGACGAGGCCTTCCTCGCCACCGCCGCGGCCGCGCCGCAAGGGCGGGTGCTGTGGCTGCGCGACGGGGCGACGATCCCGGTCGACGGCGACGGCGCGCTCGTCTGGGCGCCGTCGGCCCCCGCCCTCGAGGCGGGGCACACGCTCACCTTCCTCGGGGTGAACGCCGCCGGGGGCGCGCTCTTCGCCGCCTCGGTGACAGACGCCGAGGAGGCGCTCACCGACGACGGGCCGAGCTACGCCGCGATGCGCGAGGTCGGCCCCTCGCTCGCCGCCGCCGACGGCGAGGCCGCGGTCGAGGCGCTCGCCCTCTACACCTGGCACGAGCGCCACCCCTTCTGCCCCCGCTGCGGCGGCGCGACGCACCCCACCGAGGGCGGCCACGTGCGCCGCTGCGCGTCGTGCGCGAGCGACCACTTCCCGCGCAGCGACCCGGCGGTGATCATGCTCGTGAGCGACGGGGAGCGCTGCGTCCTCGGCCGCCGCATCGGCGCCGCCGAGGGGCGATGGTCGACGCTCGCCGGCTTCGTCGATGCCGGCGAGTCCCCCGAGGCGGCGGTCGCCCGCGAGGTCGAGGAGGAGGTCGGCCTGCGCGTCAGCGCGGTCCGCTACCGCGGTTCGCAGCCCTGGCCCTTCCCCTCCTCGCTGATGCTCGCCTACGAGGCGACCGCCGCCTACGCGCCCCTCGTCGGCAACGACGAGCACCACGAGGTGCGCTGGTTCACCCGCGAGGAGGTCGCCTCGGGGATGACGGGGCGCACGATGACCCTCCCCGGGCCGGTCTCGGCCGGCCACGCGCTGATCCGCAGCTGGCTCGGCTGA